One genomic segment of bacterium includes these proteins:
- a CDS encoding phosphoglucosamine mutase has protein sequence MVSVSGVRGIVGVDLTPPVVVSWISGFAASLPKGATVVLGTDPRPTREPLRQLIFGTLTLAGCKVFDLGIASTPTVAIAVEELQAAGGIALTASHNPAQWNALKFFRNDGRFLLEEEGKELRRKVEAGEQRWVAWNEIGSVNTPSFDMVQRHIERVLTQTPGVDVDAIRRAKLTVACDGGGGVAGACIPQLLDTLGVVLSSGSLGMKADGDFYRKLEPTPDVLGPLGEEVLRSRSCIGFAFDPDGDRLACVSNDGTPVGEETTVTLTVDQVLRYQPGPVVVNISTTIAVDDIAKRYNVPVYRTKVGEANVADKMLAVKASCGGEGNGGVMIPACHPGRDSLVGIALLLTAIATRGSLDQLLKDVPRYTIVKKATEVDPELLVKHGGVPGMLNKLAEERPYENWDRTDGLKLTTADGWVQIRGSNTEPIFRIFAESSNTEIAEQMVNDMMHRFGRLL, from the coding sequence ATGGTATCAGTTTCCGGGGTTCGCGGTATTGTTGGCGTCGACTTGACCCCCCCGGTCGTCGTTTCGTGGATTTCCGGTTTTGCCGCATCGCTGCCGAAAGGGGCGACCGTTGTATTGGGAACCGATCCCCGTCCAACCCGCGAGCCGCTCCGACAACTCATATTCGGAACGCTTACACTTGCCGGATGTAAAGTTTTCGATTTAGGCATTGCGTCAACGCCTACTGTCGCCATCGCGGTTGAGGAATTACAAGCTGCCGGTGGTATCGCATTGACCGCTTCGCATAATCCTGCGCAGTGGAACGCCCTGAAGTTTTTCCGGAACGATGGTCGTTTCCTTTTGGAGGAAGAGGGCAAAGAGCTACGCCGGAAAGTGGAAGCGGGTGAACAGCGGTGGGTGGCATGGAATGAGATCGGATCGGTAAATACCCCTTCTTTTGACATGGTGCAGCGCCATATCGAGCGGGTGCTAACGCAAACCCCCGGGGTCGATGTCGATGCGATCCGTCGAGCTAAGCTGACCGTTGCCTGTGATGGCGGCGGCGGGGTTGCTGGAGCATGTATCCCACAATTGCTCGACACGCTCGGGGTGGTCTTGTCCTCGGGTTCATTGGGAATGAAAGCGGATGGCGATTTCTACCGCAAATTAGAACCGACTCCCGATGTACTGGGTCCCTTAGGGGAAGAAGTGTTACGGAGTAGATCATGTATCGGATTTGCGTTCGATCCCGACGGCGACCGCCTTGCTTGTGTCAGTAACGATGGGACGCCGGTAGGAGAAGAAACTACCGTAACCTTAACAGTCGATCAAGTATTGCGATATCAACCAGGACCGGTCGTTGTTAACATTTCAACGACGATTGCAGTCGACGATATCGCAAAACGTTACAATGTTCCCGTCTATCGCACGAAAGTCGGAGAAGCGAACGTCGCGGATAAGATGCTGGCAGTGAAAGCAAGCTGTGGCGGCGAAGGAAATGGCGGCGTTATGATTCCTGCCTGCCATCCCGGTCGCGATAGTTTAGTCGGTATTGCATTATTGTTGACTGCAATAGCAACTCGCGGCTCGCTTGATCAACTACTCAAAGATGTTCCCCGCTACACGATTGTGAAGAAAGCGACCGAAGTCGATCCTGAATTATTGGTGAAACATGGCGGCGTTCCCGGTATGTTGAACAAGTTGGCGGAAGAACGTCCGTATGAGAATTGGGATCGTACTGATGGTTTGAAACTCACAACAGCAGACGGATGGGTACAAATTCGCGGCAGTAATACCGAACCGATTTTTCGGATCTTCGCCGAATCGTCTAATACTGAAATCGCCGAACAGATGGTAAACGATATGATGCATCGGTTTGGTAGGTTACTTTAG
- a CDS encoding DNA alkylation repair protein codes for MTITDLMKELESLGTEQNRKIYQRHGAGSILFGVSFANIDKLAKRIKCDQSLAEQLWQTGNADAQTLATRIADPAAFTEMMLEQWLAVCKYHGLVDQFVSNIVAKTPFAEKLQLDWYTSEDEWKGRAGWLLVGLNAMEGASQPNEYYLEVLAEIERTIHQEPNRKREAMYNTLLGIGIRSEDLSQAAIATAKRIGKVAIDHGDTSCKTPDAVAYIQKAREHYAAKGVPKKRSVC; via the coding sequence ATGACAATCACTGATCTGATGAAGGAACTCGAATCGTTAGGAACCGAGCAAAACCGGAAGATTTATCAACGACATGGTGCGGGATCTATTCTATTCGGAGTCAGTTTTGCTAACATCGACAAACTTGCCAAGCGAATAAAATGCGACCAATCGTTAGCCGAACAACTCTGGCAAACCGGGAACGCTGATGCCCAAACCCTTGCCACCCGCATTGCCGACCCGGCTGCCTTTACTGAAATGATGCTGGAACAGTGGCTTGCTGTCTGTAAGTACCACGGTTTGGTCGATCAGTTTGTGTCGAACATAGTAGCGAAAACACCATTCGCAGAAAAATTGCAACTTGATTGGTACACCTCGGAGGATGAATGGAAAGGACGGGCTGGCTGGTTACTGGTCGGACTCAACGCGATGGAGGGCGCTTCACAACCGAACGAGTATTATCTTGAAGTACTTGCTGAAATTGAGCGAACCATCCACCAAGAACCGAATCGGAAACGGGAAGCGATGTACAACACGTTACTTGGCATCGGAATTCGTAGTGAAGATTTATCGCAAGCGGCAATAGCTACCGCTAAACGAATCGGCAAAGTTGCAATCGACCACGGCGACACGAGTTGTAAAACCCCCGATGCCGTAGCATACATCCAAAAGGCGAGGGAGCATTACGCTGCAAAGGGAGTACCGAAAAAGCGTTCCGTCTGTTAG
- a CDS encoding VWA domain-containing protein yields the protein MRFFSTLLVLIVISLSTAFANGVAIVNARTGVYLPLDSTTVQVVTESQIAITTTTQSFVNHGNPTLVKYGFPLPDQASAIQLRWHINGEWHTAAIAGVQQDTTLPGGNANTNLLAYLGQSPLFFSIPQMVLTDSLLIVELTYVDLLPYSFGNVSYVYPSDYHLIQPVFLGTQRFEFRLSSPRTIDSIRVLSSHPITQIANYGDSALVRITFSEMSVNANISLQYSLNAQQLGLYAYSNLFPQEILPDSLGRGFLTFIAEPAPDTTLNTIAKVFTLIVDRSGSMSGTKIIQARNAATFIVQNLNEGDRFNIIDFDGIITSFRPGHVPYTTENRDAALAYINTLTARSMTNISGAFSIAVPQFAAASDSTANIIIFFTDGQATEGITSTPALVSHVDGLIAATETRINLFCFGIGSDANQQLLTLLSSHNSGIAEFLGNDELYSRITSFYLTIRNPVLLNSQIAFVPPVISEVYPATLPNLYKGKQMIVVGRYQEAAPVQITLSGNAFGRPVSYTYNVALIDSNNIRYHFLTKIWAKQKIEWLLVRYYSLNANSPEAQALRAQIIQISLAYGVISPFTSFSGGGGGGGTEVDEPGSRESALSPATFRLIGNYPNPFNATTTIRLHVNVDYRGTLAIRIYNTLGQVVRVLHLTLNGQGEYQVIWDGLADSGKSLSNGVYFYAIELNNTIMVEKMQLLK from the coding sequence ATGCGATTCTTCTCCACTCTTCTCGTCCTTATCGTAATTTCCCTTTCAACTGCTTTTGCGAACGGCGTGGCAATCGTCAACGCCAGAACCGGCGTATATCTTCCGTTGGATTCGACGACCGTACAAGTTGTCACGGAAAGCCAAATCGCAATCACTACCACGACACAAAGCTTTGTTAATCATGGGAATCCAACCTTAGTGAAATATGGATTTCCATTACCGGATCAAGCCAGTGCGATTCAGTTACGCTGGCACATCAATGGTGAATGGCATACCGCCGCCATCGCCGGTGTACAGCAGGATACTACGCTACCGGGCGGGAATGCCAATACAAATTTACTTGCGTATTTGGGGCAATCACCGCTCTTCTTTTCCATTCCGCAAATGGTACTGACCGACTCTCTGTTGATTGTCGAATTGACATACGTCGATTTACTCCCGTATTCCTTTGGGAATGTGTCGTACGTCTATCCCAGCGACTACCATCTTATCCAACCAGTTTTCTTAGGTACCCAGCGATTTGAGTTTCGATTGTCTTCGCCAAGAACAATCGATAGTATCCGAGTATTAAGCTCACACCCGATAACTCAGATTGCCAACTACGGCGATAGTGCGCTTGTACGAATTACGTTCAGTGAGATGTCTGTCAACGCGAACATTTCTCTACAGTATTCGCTCAACGCACAGCAATTGGGGTTGTACGCCTACAGCAATCTGTTTCCGCAAGAAATCTTACCGGACTCGCTTGGTAGGGGATTTCTGACTTTTATTGCCGAGCCGGCTCCCGATACGACGTTAAATACCATTGCGAAAGTATTTACCCTCATCGTTGATCGGTCGGGTAGTATGTCGGGTACGAAAATCATTCAAGCGAGAAATGCGGCGACGTTTATCGTACAAAACTTGAATGAAGGAGATCGTTTCAACATCATCGACTTCGATGGCATTATTACGAGTTTCCGACCGGGTCACGTACCTTACACAACGGAAAATCGCGACGCCGCCCTTGCATATATCAATACCCTGACAGCCCGCAGTATGACGAACATCTCCGGGGCATTTAGTATCGCCGTGCCGCAGTTTGCAGCTGCCAGCGACAGCACCGCGAACATTATCATATTCTTTACCGATGGACAAGCAACCGAAGGAATCACCAGCACACCCGCATTAGTGAGTCATGTGGATGGATTAATCGCCGCAACCGAGACCCGGATTAATTTGTTCTGTTTTGGAATCGGCTCGGATGCCAATCAACAGCTATTGACATTGCTCTCCTCGCATAACTCCGGTATCGCTGAATTCTTGGGGAACGATGAACTCTATTCACGGATTACCAGTTTCTATCTGACAATTCGCAATCCGGTGCTCCTGAACAGCCAAATAGCATTTGTGCCGCCCGTGATCTCGGAAGTGTATCCCGCCACCCTTCCCAATTTGTACAAGGGGAAACAGATGATCGTGGTGGGACGCTATCAGGAAGCGGCACCGGTTCAAATCACATTAAGCGGCAACGCATTTGGTCGTCCAGTAAGCTATACTTACAACGTTGCACTCATCGATTCCAATAACATCAGGTATCATTTCCTTACGAAGATTTGGGCAAAACAGAAAATCGAGTGGCTGCTCGTTCGATACTACTCGCTCAATGCGAATTCACCAGAAGCGCAAGCGTTACGGGCGCAGATTATTCAAATTAGTCTCGCTTATGGTGTGATTAGTCCATTCACCAGTTTCTCAGGTGGTGGTGGTGGCGGCGGTACCGAGGTTGATGAACCGGGTTCGCGCGAATCAGCGTTATCTCCGGCAACATTTCGATTGATCGGAAATTATCCCAATCCCTTCAATGCGACGACAACCATTCGGTTGCATGTAAATGTCGATTACCGGGGTACGCTGGCAATTCGCATTTACAATACGCTGGGGCAGGTGGTTCGCGTCCTTCATCTGACACTGAATGGACAGGGTGAGTATCAAGTGATTTGGGACGGGTTAGCGGATTCTGGCAAGTCACTCTCAAACGGAGTGTACTTCTATGCCATCGAGTTGAATAACACAATCATGGTCGAGAAGATGCAACTGCTGAAGTAA
- a CDS encoding epimerase, protein MKIILYGATGMVGQGVLRECLQDPEVEQILLLSRRSTNNSHPKVRELLVSDFMEYATIESDLVGYDACFFCLGVSSVGMSEQEYYRITFDLTMAAAQTLIKLNPNMTFVYLSGTGADSSETGKVMWARVKGKVENALFRLPFKGVYVIRPGYIQPLHGIKSRTSLYNWLYFVGKPLYPLLKNIFPTAVTTTENIGLALLQVAKQGTPKKILENRDINQLSQMIQR, encoded by the coding sequence ATGAAAATCATCTTATACGGAGCAACCGGTATGGTCGGGCAAGGGGTGTTGCGCGAGTGTTTGCAGGATCCCGAGGTCGAGCAAATCCTCCTCTTATCCCGGAGATCAACCAACAATTCCCATCCCAAAGTTCGCGAACTTCTTGTTTCCGATTTCATGGAGTATGCTACTATCGAATCGGACTTGGTTGGATATGACGCTTGCTTCTTTTGTCTCGGAGTTTCGTCGGTTGGGATGTCGGAACAAGAGTATTATCGCATAACATTCGATCTGACAATGGCGGCAGCGCAGACTTTAATCAAATTGAATCCGAACATGACTTTCGTCTACCTTTCCGGAACGGGTGCCGATAGTTCGGAAACCGGAAAAGTAATGTGGGCGCGGGTAAAAGGAAAAGTTGAAAATGCGCTTTTCCGGTTGCCATTTAAAGGAGTTTATGTGATTCGACCCGGATACATCCAACCACTGCACGGCATCAAATCACGCACTTCGCTATACAATTGGCTGTACTTCGTTGGGAAACCGCTTTATCCGCTATTAAAAAACATCTTCCCAACCGCTGTCACCACTACGGAAAACATCGGATTGGCATTATTGCAAGTTGCAAAACAGGGAACACCAAAGAAAATCCTTGAAAATCGAGACATCAATCAGCTCAGTCAAATGATTCAGCGGTGA
- a CDS encoding YCF48-related protein: MFRATFRFLSIACTATLLSTLCALSALAQFNFVPTNGPYSAIVNDVKVLSSRSQLMAITTAGVFFSSDSGYHWVTRLEQEGWNLAYDNNHEIIYATILERIHYSTDLGVSWTRIDSTRGLPEDNYYIVYYSQLSNRVIAFGTMGSVYYSTNAGTNWFGSNSLYNAEYCNFVISVQDSLIIATSGGLFFSTNGGVSWNPLGNSLLGIPLVSILRTRAGTLIAGSENGRIYRSTNHGTTWSIQGFFPNCPLRASSLTSSETLLMGSGGSFPVYLQSQNDGVNWTTLPIPSPVMPCYNIIYDSLTHYSYFCNADGIFRLNTINNSWTNLTNGLRGSAMISIGVTKRGSLLTGTWFGIFRSSDEGQSWSMEDTLSAWVWGFSSIDSNLIFASVYSGYANRDGLYRSLDDGQHWTRIAFTGALPCIVVQHPVTRALYTTDQTTMYRSTNSGTTWEFVSQVFGDLAINPVTGTIFRLTGLGYFRSFDLGRTWQPLHQNSSMESLNHVFTSSQGRLFIQTFEGIEYTFDDGNTWQYSQLPVGSSYIDGMCEDDNHNLYCLSGLENQRVLRSTDQGTSWSVFIDETPADAYQLAINSRFVLFSSTVRHGVYRSNTPLTMLQREHLLPQLTTNCYPNPFNSTTTLHYSLPKPSDVTISVTDILGRQVKEVLLPLQPTGERKWVFDGSNLSSGNYYYQVSTSTSIATGKITLVK; the protein is encoded by the coding sequence ATGTTCCGCGCTACATTCCGATTCCTCTCGATAGCTTGTACAGCAACACTCCTCAGCACTTTGTGTGCGCTTTCTGCGCTTGCGCAATTCAACTTTGTTCCCACGAATGGTCCATACTCAGCGATTGTAAACGATGTTAAAGTCTTGTCGTCAAGATCTCAACTGATGGCGATAACAACTGCCGGAGTCTTCTTCTCATCCGATTCGGGGTATCACTGGGTTACTCGCCTCGAGCAGGAAGGTTGGAATTTAGCCTACGATAACAACCATGAAATCATCTACGCGACAATTCTTGAGCGAATTCACTACTCAACTGATTTAGGGGTAAGTTGGACACGCATTGACTCCACTCGCGGGCTTCCAGAGGACAATTACTACATAGTATACTACTCACAATTATCAAACCGAGTGATTGCGTTCGGTACGATGGGTAGCGTTTACTATTCTACCAACGCCGGTACAAATTGGTTCGGTAGTAACTCACTTTATAATGCAGAGTACTGCAATTTTGTTATTTCAGTGCAAGACAGTCTTATTATTGCAACTTCTGGGGGATTATTTTTTTCTACGAATGGAGGAGTGAGTTGGAATCCGCTTGGCAATAGTCTATTAGGCATTCCGTTAGTTTCGATACTACGTACTAGAGCGGGAACATTAATCGCGGGCAGCGAAAATGGTCGAATATATCGGTCGACCAACCATGGGACAACCTGGAGTATTCAAGGATTCTTTCCGAATTGCCCTCTGCGCGCCTCTTCGCTGACTTCTTCGGAAACGCTACTTATGGGTTCTGGTGGGAGCTTTCCAGTGTACTTGCAAAGCCAAAACGATGGAGTGAATTGGACTACTCTTCCTATACCATCGCCGGTAATGCCTTGTTACAATATCATCTACGACAGTCTTACCCACTACTCATATTTCTGTAACGCCGATGGAATCTTTCGCCTGAATACAATTAATAACTCTTGGACTAATCTTACAAATGGACTTCGTGGAAGTGCCATGATTAGTATTGGAGTGACTAAACGAGGATCCTTATTAACTGGTACTTGGTTTGGAATTTTCCGCTCCTCTGATGAAGGACAAAGTTGGAGCATGGAAGATACGCTGAGTGCATGGGTATGGGGATTTTCGTCAATCGATTCTAATCTCATTTTTGCTTCGGTGTATTCTGGATATGCAAACCGCGACGGTTTGTATCGTTCTCTCGATGATGGGCAACATTGGACAAGAATTGCATTTACCGGAGCCTTACCATGTATAGTCGTCCAACATCCGGTGACTCGTGCACTATATACAACTGATCAAACGACAATGTACCGTTCAACAAACAGCGGAACTACATGGGAGTTTGTTTCGCAAGTATTCGGTGATTTAGCAATCAATCCTGTCACTGGAACAATATTTCGGTTAACTGGATTAGGGTATTTTCGCTCGTTTGATTTAGGCAGAACATGGCAACCATTACATCAAAATTCGAGTATGGAAAGTTTGAATCATGTTTTTACGAGTTCTCAAGGCAGATTGTTTATTCAAACTTTCGAAGGAATCGAATATACTTTCGATGACGGGAATACTTGGCAATATTCTCAATTACCCGTAGGCAGTTCCTATATTGATGGAATGTGTGAAGACGATAATCATAATCTGTATTGTTTATCCGGTCTCGAGAATCAAAGAGTTTTACGTTCAACCGACCAAGGCACCTCTTGGTCGGTATTTATTGACGAAACTCCTGCCGATGCCTACCAATTGGCAATCAACTCCCGATTCGTGCTGTTCTCCAGTACTGTCAGACATGGAGTATATCGTAGTAACACACCATTGACAATGTTACAGCGGGAACATTTACTTCCACAGTTAACAACAAATTGCTATCCCAACCCTTTCAACTCCACTACCACGCTTCACTATTCATTACCCAAACCGAGTGATGTTACGATTTCGGTAACCGATATTTTAGGACGGCAAGTGAAAGAAGTGTTGTTGCCATTACAACCGACTGGCGAAAGGAAGTGGGTGTTCGATGGTAGCAATCTCTCTTCCGGAAACTATTACTATCAAGTCAGTACATCTACTAGTATTGCAACTGGAAAAATTACTCTCGTGAAATAG